From the genome of Eptesicus fuscus isolate TK198812 chromosome 24, DD_ASM_mEF_20220401, whole genome shotgun sequence, one region includes:
- the C24H1orf100 gene encoding uncharacterized protein C1orf100 homolog isoform X2, whose amino-acid sequence MTAIRLREFVDRHPVIPPSPLIAHQGKDVLGYLPGQLARIHVVSTLRSSPRLGPEIRHSFIESSTNQLTARVLLL is encoded by the exons ATGACTGCCATCCGGCTACGGGAATTTGTTGACCGCCACCCAGTGATCCCACCCAG cccactCATTGCTCATCAAGGAAAGGATGTCCTTGGCTACCTCCCTGGGCAGCTGGCACGAATCCATGTTGTTTCCACTTTAAGGAGCTCTCCCAG ATTGGGACCGGAAATTAGGCACAGTTTCATCGAATCGTCGACCAATCAACTCACTGCCAGAGTTCTACTGTTGTGA
- the ADSS2 gene encoding adenylosuccinate synthetase isozyme 2 isoform X3 translates to MCDLVSDFDGFSERFKVLANQYKSIYPTLEIDIEGELQKLKGYMERIKPMVRDGVYFLYEALHGPPKKILVEGANAALLDIDFGTYPFVTSSNCTVGGVCTGLGMPPQNVGEVYGVVKAYTTRVGIGAFPTEQDNEIGELLQTRGGEVGVTTGRKRRCGWLDLVLLKYAHMINGFTALALTKLDILDMFTEIKVGVAYKLDGEIIPHFPANQEILNKVEVQYKTLPGWNTDISNARTFKELPVNAQNYVRFIEDELQIPVKWIGVGKSRESMIQLF, encoded by the exons ATGTGCGACCTTGTTTCTGATTTCGATGGCTTCTCTGAGAG gTTCAAAGTTCTGGCAAACCAGTACAAATCTATATACCCCACTTTGGAAATAGACATCGAAGGTGAATTACAAAAACTCAAG GGTTATATGGAAAGAATTAAACCAATGGTGAGAGACGGAGTGTATTTTCTCTATGAGGCCCTCCATGGACCGCCAAAGAAAATCTTGGTAGAAGGTGCGAATGCAGCACTTCTGGATATCGATTTTG gaACTTATCCTTTCGTGACCTCCTCAAACTGTACAGTTGGAGGTGTTTGTACTGGACTGGGTATGCCCCCTCAAAATGTTGGAGAAGTGTATGGGGTTGTGAAAGCTTACACAACTAGAGTTGGTATCGGTGCCTTTCCTACAGAGCAAGACAAC GAAATTGGTGAATTATTACAGACACGGGGTGGAGAGGTTGGTGTGACTACTGGAAGGAAAAGAAGATGTGGCTGGTTGGATCTCGTTTTGCTTAAATATGCTCATATGATTAACGGATTTACTGC GTTGGCACTTACCAAATTGGATATTTTGGACATGTTTACAGAAATTAAAGTTGGAGTTGCCTACAAGTTAGATGGTGAAATTATACCTCATTTCCCAG CAAACCAAGAGATCTTAAATAAAGTTGAAGTTCAATATAAGACTCTTCCAGGATGGAACACAGACATATCAAATGCAAGGACGTTTAAAGAGCTGCCTGTTAACGCACAAAATTACGTTCGATTTATTGAAGATGAGCTTCAGATTCCAG TTAAGTGGATTGGTGTAGGGAAGTCCAGAGAGTCTATGATTCAACTCTTCTAA
- the C24H1orf100 gene encoding uncharacterized protein C1orf100 homolog isoform X1, whose product MTAIRLREFVDRHPVIPPSPLIAHQGKDVLGYLPGQLARIHVVSTLRSSPRSLIDLAMPPEGKHQCQPQLDQQTLIRYICFRRHSKPAEPWYKETTYQKDYSLPFYTIDWDRKLGTVSSNRRPINSLPEFYCCEDRWR is encoded by the exons ATGACTGCCATCCGGCTACGGGAATTTGTTGACCGCCACCCAGTGATCCCACCCAG cccactCATTGCTCATCAAGGAAAGGATGTCCTTGGCTACCTCCCTGGGCAGCTGGCACGAATCCATGTTGTTTCCACTTTAAGGAGCTCTCCCAG ATCTCTCATAGACTTGGCCATGCCACCCGAGGGGAAACATCAGTGTCAGCCTCAACTAGACCAACAAACTCTCATCCGATATATCTGTTTTCGAAGACACTCCAAGCCTGCCGAACCATGGTACAAAGAAACCACGTACCAAAAAGACTATTCTCTGCCATTTTACACGATTG ATTGGGACCGGAAATTAGGCACAGTTTCATCGAATCGTCGACCAATCAACTCACTGCCAGAGTTCTACTGTTGTGAAGATAGGTGGCGCTGA